A region of Vigna radiata var. radiata cultivar VC1973A chromosome 6, Vradiata_ver6, whole genome shotgun sequence DNA encodes the following proteins:
- the LOC106765170 gene encoding cysteine proteinase inhibitor 6, which produces MRASTSSIPIPSSSSRFSIFFFLLFALLALRSSSSDCSHFQHRAPMATVGGVRDSPVSQNSLETESLARFAVDEHNKKQNSLLEFARVVKAQEQVVAGTLHHLTLEAIEAGEKKLYEAKVWVKPWLNSKELQEFKPAGVASPFTSADLGVKKDGHKSGWQSVPTHDPQVQDAANHAIRTIQQRSNSLVPYVLHEVADAKAEVIDDFAKFNLLLKVKRGEKEEKFKVEVHKNNEGALHLNQMEQDHS; this is translated from the exons ATGAGAGCATCAACCTCTTCAATTCCCATTCCATCGTCGTCTTCGCgtttctccattttcttcttccttctatTCGCGCTCCTCGCCCTTCGATCTTCATCCAGCGACTGCTCCCACTTCCAACACCGGGCGCCGATGGCCACTGTCGGAGGCGTGCGTGACTCCCCAGTGTCTCAGAACAGCCTCGAGACTGAATCTCTCGCGCGATTCGCGGTCGACGAGCACAACAAGAAACAG AATTCGCTTCTGGAGTTTGCTAGGGTTGTGAAGGCACAGGAACAGGTTGTTGCTGGTACCCTGCATCACCTTACTCTTGAGGCTATTGAGGCTGGTGAGAAGAAGCTCTATGAAGCCAAGGTATGGGTGAAACCATGGCTGAACTCCAAAGAACTTCAAGAGTTTAAGCCTGCTGGTGTTGCATCACCATTTACCTCTGCTGACCTTGGTGTCAAAAAGG ATGGCCACAAATCAGGATGGCAATCTGTGCCAACACATGACCCTCAAGTTCAAGATGCAGCTAATCATGCAATCAGGACAATCCAGCAAAGGTCTAATTCATTAGTACCCTATGTGCTTCATGAGGTTGCTGATGCAAAGGCTGAG GTGATTGATGATTTTGCCAAGTTTAATCTGCTTCTCAAAGTGAAACGgggagaaaaggaagagaagttCAAGGTAGAAGTACACAAGAACAACGAAGGGGCACTCCATCTAAATCAGATGGA